In Tenacibaculum sp. 190524A02b, the genomic stretch CAAGATGATACAGATAATACAAAATATAGGATTGGTGTTAGTACAGGAAGTAGTAATACTTCTTACACTACAACTATGCACACACCAGGTGAAGAGGTTTTTGTAGTTGTTGCTTATGACTTTGCAAGTAATGAATTAAAATTATGGGAAAACCCGGCTCCAAACACTTTCGCTACTAACTCTGCTCCAAGCGCAAGCTTAACACTTACTGCGTCTGGAAATGATATTCCTGGAAATTTAGGAAGATTTTTATTAAGGCAAGATTCTGGTACAGAAACACCTAATATCAATTTTGATGAATTAAGGATTGCTACTTCGTGGAAAGAGGTTACTCCTACTGGAGCAACAGCTTCTATACAAGAAAATACTATTGAAGGTTTTAGCATTTTCCCTAACCCAATAAGTGGAGATACTTTTACTTTAACTACTGCTTCTACTGCTAAAAAAGAAGTAACTATTTACACTATTTTAGGTAGAGAAATTCAAAAAGAAACTTTTACAGGTAGCAATAAAGCAATTAATATTGCAAATTTAAAAACAGGTGTTTACCTTTTAAAAGTGAATGAAAATGCTAATTCTGCTACTAAGAAATTAGTGATTAAATAAGGATTAAGTATTTACAATACATAAAAAGAGGGTTTTAGGTTTCTAAAACCCTCTTTTTTTATATCTTTATAACAAAAATTGAGTATATGAAGTTTATTCCTTCTTTTGGAGAGTTTGCTTTAAAGTGTAAAGAAGCTTTTAAACGTTTTCCTATTGTTATCATCTGGGCAATTATTGGTACGTTTTTTACCTTAACTGTCATTGAAAATAAAAATTTTGACACGCCGTTTTGGGGCAAAATTATTTTAACCTTCATTTTGGGTATTAGTTGGTTAATTACAACACGTTTTATAACTGAACAACTCCCTAAAAAGTTTCAATGGTTATTTCTACTCACATTTTCCTTTTTAGGAATCTTTTACACTAGTATTGTTACCACTGAACGCAACATCACTGAAGAAAGTGGAATTAGATTTGCACTCTACTTTATTGCTGGGCATTTACTATTACTTATTGCTCCTTTTATTACTCAATGGAATAACACAAACTATTTCAGATATATAAAAAGTGTGTTTATAGCTATTGTTAGAAGTTTATTTTTCTCTTTGGTACTTTATTTAGGGATTACGTTGGCGTTGTTAGCTATTAAACATTTGTTTGTCTTTGATTTTAACGACAAACGATTTTTTCAAATGTTTGTGGTTTGCATAGGTATTGTCAATACTTGGATTTACTTGGCAGATTTCCCTAAAAACATTCATCAAAAAAACACTGTTCAATATACCAAGGCTCTTGAAATATTTGTGAAGTATATCCTTATTCCTTTGGTTATTATTTACTTGATTATTTTATATGCGTATAGTTTTAAAATACTTATTAATTGGAATTTACCTAAAGGATGGGTTTCTTATTTGGTTATTGCTTTGTCTTTTCTTGGGTTTCTTATTCAAGTACTGATTAACCCTGTACAAACAACTATAGATTCTAAAATTATAAAAAAGTTTACCCCTAAATTCTATTACGCTTTAGTACCCTTACTTA encodes the following:
- a CDS encoding DUF4153 domain-containing protein, with the protein product MKFIPSFGEFALKCKEAFKRFPIVIIWAIIGTFFTLTVIENKNFDTPFWGKIILTFILGISWLITTRFITEQLPKKFQWLFLLTFSFLGIFYTSIVTTERNITEESGIRFALYFIAGHLLLLIAPFITQWNNTNYFRYIKSVFIAIVRSLFFSLVLYLGITLALLAIKHLFVFDFNDKRFFQMFVVCIGIVNTWIYLADFPKNIHQKNTVQYTKALEIFVKYILIPLVIIYLIILYAYSFKILINWNLPKGWVSYLVIALSFLGFLIQVLINPVQTTIDSKIIKKFTPKFYYALVPLLILLFIAIFRRISEYGFTENRYFVLVLAFWILGITLYMLFSKSKKIRVFFSSLAILCVFASFGFWGAFSIATKSQIHQFKKVYNSLLTSDFVTTTKTKKQLSSILYYLNDKKQLTKLTPILNYNPTTTFSTLKSWELPNRILDSLQIKTTDTPLANSKYRHLNINESDLLIPIKNYDFFKIMYFNNYEKDQNRIHGYFFKIINDKNLVEISNKKQRYTIVLSTKINSLSLLTQDYNIDPAMMTIEKEWEDIAVKILFQNINLTKKNTNYTINNAQAYVFIKEKNAK